AAGCTTCTATGCTTAAGGATCTGAAATATGAAAAACGAAAACTACCGGATAACCTCATGTAAACAGTTTAGCTAAATTAAATACTGAACATTATGAAAATTATCATTAATACAAATAATGCTCCGGCTCCTATTGGCCCCTATAATCAAGCAGTAAAGGTTGGAAATATGTTGTACACTTCCGGACAAATTGCGATAGATCCTGTAAGCGGAAAGTTAAAAAACTCCGATATTATTGAAGAAACTAACCTTGTTATGGCAAATATTGCGGCAATTTTAGAAGAAGCCGGAATGAATTTTTCTAATGTTGTAAAGTGCACTATTTTCATAAAGAACATGGATCAGTTTTCTGAAATTAATGAGGTTTATGGCAATTATTTTTCAGAAAATGCCCCGGCCAGAGAAACCGTTGAAGTGGCCAGACTT
This genomic window from Bacteroidota bacterium contains:
- a CDS encoding RidA family protein — its product is MKIIINTNNAPAPIGPYNQAVKVGNMLYTSGQIAIDPVSGKLKNSDIIEETNLVMANIAAILEEAGMNFSNVVKCTIFIKNMDQFSEINEVYGNYFSENAPARETVEVARLPKDVNIEISVIAAE